One segment of Paenibacillus rhizovicinus DNA contains the following:
- a CDS encoding HEAT repeat domain-containing protein: MNEQLNLLSDKQMADFITNGYVVLQNELPEALHRSVMRQIDFVMQEEGNPGNNILPRVPDIGKFFETPVVKGALTSVLGPDYYMHPHRHMHYNQPGNQMPGGGQWHKDGYWSSMRSHRPWWVMMFYYTQDITEEMGPTAIMPGSQYSEKLPGRETILPTGKAGTIALVHFDLWHKASLNTSNLDRYMLKFQFVRLREPVSPSWNHSDPVPDFPADRPDGHLVLWQDTWNWYLGNRSGAGSELAEQPELVAELREREMAALDAQLSDGDAAVRAIAADRLGLIGEAAAGSAAKLSALVQDAPAEDAGLNAAYALGRMGTTGMQALLELLKHGSKLASQRAAYGLQAAGAAAVPDLALALGQAEENSRALAAFALGMNGAGASSAVPALIAALEDQSEWVRRNAVEALGMIGEPAELTVPALVRMLKEAVRREAAEDTGSAGGSDLYVANQAYITNKIAYTAALSLLRIGKLGDPELVLSGLQAGLGSKDRYARAYAFEALTALRTERAIDVLIHYYRTARWCSDTHKASTF, encoded by the coding sequence ATGAACGAACAATTGAACTTATTATCCGATAAGCAAATGGCTGATTTCATTACGAACGGTTACGTAGTCTTGCAGAATGAGCTACCGGAGGCGCTTCACCGCAGCGTCATGCGGCAAATCGATTTCGTCATGCAGGAGGAGGGCAATCCCGGCAATAATATTTTGCCTCGCGTGCCGGATATCGGGAAGTTCTTCGAAACGCCTGTCGTCAAAGGCGCGCTGACCAGCGTGCTGGGACCGGACTACTACATGCATCCGCATCGTCACATGCACTACAATCAGCCGGGCAACCAGATGCCGGGAGGCGGTCAATGGCATAAGGACGGCTACTGGTCGTCGATGCGCAGCCATCGGCCATGGTGGGTCATGATGTTCTACTATACGCAGGACATTACGGAAGAAATGGGGCCGACCGCCATCATGCCGGGCTCCCAATACAGCGAGAAGCTGCCGGGAAGGGAGACGATACTCCCGACCGGCAAAGCGGGCACGATCGCGCTCGTTCATTTCGACCTGTGGCACAAGGCGTCGCTCAATACGTCGAACCTCGACCGGTACATGCTGAAATTCCAGTTCGTCCGTTTGCGGGAGCCGGTATCGCCAAGCTGGAATCATAGCGATCCGGTGCCGGACTTCCCTGCGGATCGTCCGGACGGGCATCTTGTATTGTGGCAGGATACGTGGAACTGGTATCTGGGCAATCGTTCGGGTGCCGGCTCCGAGCTGGCGGAGCAGCCTGAACTGGTAGCCGAACTGCGTGAGCGTGAAATGGCAGCGCTGGACGCGCAGCTATCGGATGGCGACGCGGCCGTTCGCGCCATAGCGGCGGATCGGCTGGGGCTGATCGGCGAAGCCGCCGCGGGCAGCGCGGCCAAGCTGAGCGCGCTTGTACAGGATGCGCCGGCCGAGGACGCCGGACTCAATGCGGCCTATGCGCTTGGCCGCATGGGAACGACAGGCATGCAGGCGCTGCTGGAGCTGCTGAAGCATGGCTCGAAACTGGCCTCGCAGCGGGCGGCTTACGGATTGCAGGCTGCAGGCGCGGCGGCCGTGCCCGATTTGGCGTTGGCGCTCGGGCAGGCGGAAGAGAACAGCAGAGCGTTGGCGGCTTTCGCGCTCGGAATGAACGGAGCGGGGGCCTCCTCGGCCGTGCCGGCTTTGATCGCGGCGCTCGAAGACCAGAGCGAGTGGGTGCGGCGCAACGCCGTCGAGGCGCTTGGGATGATCGGCGAGCCGGCGGAACTGACGGTTCCGGCATTGGTCCGCATGCTGAAGGAAGCGGTGCGGCGGGAAGCCGCCGAAGACACGGGTTCGGCCGGGGGTTCCGATCTGTACGTTGCGAATCAGGCTTACATTACGAACAAAATCGCCTACACGGCCGCGCTTTCTCTGCTTCGCATCGGCAAGCTGGGGGATCCGGAGCTCGTCCTATCCGGCTTGCAAGCCGGGCTCGGGAGCAAGGACCGCTACGCTCGCGCCTATGCGTTCGAGGCGTTGACGGCACTGCGCACGGAGAGGGCGATCGACGTGCTGATCCATTATTACCGCACCGCCCGCTGGTGTTCGGATACGCACAAAGCGAGCACGTTTTAA
- the coxB gene encoding cytochrome c oxidase subunit II: MMKRWHVLKRLLPLLAGMVLLLSACGRADLSTLRPQGPVAEEQFGLMKLTITIMVVVVLIVFVIAGYVIIRYRRRPGDKSIPVQVEGNHKLEIIWTVIPIILLIIVGIPTVNSVFGLAKDYTKDPNAVQLNVTAHQYWWEFEYSKLGVKTAQELVIPEGTIISVQAKTADVLHSFWIPSLAGKVDTNPGGNVNTMYFKADHTGVFLGKCAELCGPSHSLMDFKVKVVDKASFDRWVAAMKSPVAPPQDQEVADVLNKQCLTCHAIGSSGAAYPNLMGIGGKQTVAGILVNTDQPEYANEGSVEDNLKRWITNPQEVKPGTLMPKVDLTEKQIDGIAKYLAGLKLDY; this comes from the coding sequence ATGATGAAACGGTGGCACGTTCTAAAACGGCTATTGCCGCTTCTCGCCGGAATGGTGTTGCTGCTGTCAGCTTGCGGACGAGCTGACTTATCGACGCTGAGACCGCAAGGACCGGTAGCCGAAGAACAGTTCGGACTAATGAAACTTACGATCACGATCATGGTTGTCGTCGTTCTGATCGTATTCGTAATCGCAGGCTATGTTATTATTCGCTATCGCCGCCGTCCGGGTGACAAATCGATCCCGGTTCAAGTGGAAGGCAACCACAAGTTGGAGATTATTTGGACCGTTATTCCAATCATTCTCCTGATTATCGTCGGTATTCCGACGGTTAATTCCGTATTCGGGCTTGCGAAGGATTACACGAAAGACCCGAATGCCGTACAACTCAATGTTACGGCTCACCAGTACTGGTGGGAGTTCGAATATTCCAAACTTGGCGTTAAAACAGCGCAAGAGCTTGTTATTCCGGAAGGTACGATCATTTCCGTTCAAGCGAAGACTGCCGACGTTCTTCACTCCTTCTGGATCCCGTCCCTGGCGGGTAAAGTGGATACGAACCCGGGCGGAAACGTGAACACGATGTACTTTAAAGCCGATCATACCGGCGTATTCCTTGGCAAGTGCGCAGAGCTTTGCGGACCTTCACACTCCTTGATGGATTTCAAAGTCAAAGTCGTGGACAAGGCTTCGTTCGACCGTTGGGTTGCAGCAATGAAGTCGCCTGTAGCTCCTCCTCAAGATCAAGAAGTTGCGGACGTGCTTAATAAACAATGTCTGACTTGCCATGCAATCGGTAGCAGCGGTGCTGCTTATCCTAACCTCATGGGTATCGGAGGCAAACAAACGGTCGCAGGTATCTTGGTCAACACGGATCAGCCTGAATATGCCAACGAAGGTTCGGTTGAAGACAACCTGAAGAGATGGATTACCAATCCTCAGGAAGTTAAACCAGGCACATTGATGCCTAAGGTTGATTTGACCGAGAAACAAATCGATGGCATCGCGAAGTACTTGGCGGGCTTGAAACTAGACTATTAA
- a CDS encoding pirin family protein — MQTLVYGPTLQATGAFDRGKITEQKPIGFSGEGSVVKRVSTLFYWAWAHAKHDGYIPLHPHQAFEIMTYVVSGKAEHGDTLGTKSTVGAGGVQLMQTGSGVSHEERFVGPDMEGFQIWFEPSIEEALKVKPTYNQYEHEAFPIVQGEGFTQKTVIGEGSPISITADARMWDVELEPGAVYRHPITKDRSLTALAIRGDGTWSYADQSDNRTTFQHKDFILVRAERTAEAVIASTGDAPLRLILIDVPTSVDYPLYPKR; from the coding sequence ATGCAAACACTTGTTTATGGACCGACTTTGCAAGCAACCGGTGCTTTTGACCGCGGTAAAATCACCGAACAGAAACCGATCGGGTTCTCCGGCGAAGGTTCCGTCGTGAAACGGGTCAGCACGTTATTCTATTGGGCTTGGGCGCATGCCAAACACGATGGTTATATTCCGCTTCATCCCCATCAAGCCTTTGAAATCATGACGTATGTCGTCTCGGGGAAAGCCGAGCATGGGGATACGCTCGGTACGAAGAGCACCGTCGGCGCCGGCGGCGTCCAGCTGATGCAGACCGGATCCGGCGTCAGCCATGAGGAACGGTTCGTCGGCCCGGACATGGAAGGCTTCCAAATTTGGTTCGAGCCTTCGATCGAGGAAGCACTGAAAGTAAAACCGACCTACAATCAATACGAGCACGAAGCATTCCCGATTGTCCAAGGCGAAGGCTTCACGCAGAAAACCGTCATCGGAGAAGGCTCTCCGATCAGCATCACCGCCGACGCGCGCATGTGGGACGTCGAGCTGGAGCCTGGTGCCGTATATCGCCATCCGATCACGAAAGACCGCTCGCTGACCGCGCTTGCCATTCGCGGCGACGGTACATGGTCGTATGCGGATCAATCCGATAACCGGACGACGTTCCAGCACAAGGACTTCATTCTGGTCCGGGCGGAACGGACGGCCGAAGCCGTCATCGCCTCGACCGGAGACGCGCCGCTGCGCCTCATTCTGATCGACGTGCCGACATCGGTGGATTATCCGCTTTATCCGAAACGATAA
- a CDS encoding metal-dependent hydrolase translates to MFAGHFGLAAAVKAKDTNTPVWALMLGTQLLDVIFVPLFVTGKETIIAVGGDGYGGGLIHANYTHSLAGAVVISLLALWLGWRIWSKRSGIVIGLVVFSHWLLDLIVHRPDLPILPGNAGHLPLLGFGLWQHSAISAALEAAMIAGGFLLYFRSAVARSKSSGIGAASTMKWAYRSSAAMGLLLLGSLLTDTLLGG, encoded by the coding sequence ATGTTCGCAGGACATTTCGGCTTGGCCGCCGCCGTGAAGGCGAAGGATACGAACACGCCGGTATGGGCGCTCATGCTGGGCACGCAGCTGCTCGACGTGATTTTCGTGCCGCTGTTCGTCACCGGCAAGGAAACCATCATCGCCGTCGGAGGAGACGGCTATGGCGGCGGTCTCATTCATGCGAATTACACGCACTCGCTGGCGGGGGCCGTCGTCATCTCGCTTCTGGCACTGTGGCTCGGCTGGCGGATCTGGAGCAAACGATCCGGCATCGTCATCGGACTTGTCGTCTTCAGCCACTGGCTGCTCGACCTAATCGTTCACCGACCGGATCTGCCGATTCTCCCAGGCAATGCCGGCCATCTCCCGCTGCTGGGCTTCGGACTCTGGCAGCATTCCGCGATAAGCGCCGCACTTGAAGCCGCCATGATCGCCGGAGGATTCCTGCTCTACTTCCGCTCGGCCGTCGCGAGGTCCAAGTCGTCCGGGATCGGCGCGGCCTCCACGATGAAATGGGCGTATCGTTCTTCTGCAGCGATGGGTCTGCTGCTCTTAGGCTCTTTGCTGACCGACACGCTGCTGGGCGGGTAA
- a CDS encoding SulP family inorganic anion transporter: MNYTWRKQWTSDVRLNVLAGITATLALIPDSLAFSFMAGVPPTVGIYASICILLVITFLGGRPGMISAAAGSMAVLMLTLVKEHGIEYLFAATILTGIIQYLMGVFKLGKLMNYVPQPVLTGFVNALAILIFLSQLRYFDHASWTMYAFAAAALLIIYVLPRYFKAIPSPLAAVILLTFVVWAFGIHDVSRIGDIAKIDVTLPSFLLPDVSFSWETLLIILPYSLSLAVVGFTETMLTQNLLDETTGEKTDKNREMRGQGIANFIAGFFGGMAGCALVAESVLNVRMGGRNRLSTLVAALFLLLLVVVLGDLLSLVPMAALVGIMLMVCAAIFDWKSVFKVREVPVGETIVMVVTVAAVVATHDLAVGVIAGVIVSAMFALLQRRTRGRSRPSEG; the protein is encoded by the coding sequence TTGAATTACACTTGGCGAAAACAATGGACGTCGGATGTCCGTTTGAATGTGCTGGCGGGCATCACGGCAACGCTTGCTTTGATTCCGGATTCGCTCGCTTTCTCGTTTATGGCCGGCGTCCCGCCGACGGTCGGCATATATGCTTCGATCTGCATCCTGCTTGTTATCACGTTTCTGGGCGGCCGCCCGGGAATGATCTCCGCAGCGGCGGGTTCGATGGCGGTCCTTATGCTGACCCTCGTGAAAGAGCACGGGATCGAATATTTATTCGCGGCAACCATACTGACTGGCATCATTCAATATTTAATGGGCGTCTTCAAGCTCGGCAAGCTGATGAACTACGTGCCGCAGCCCGTGCTGACCGGCTTCGTCAACGCGCTCGCGATTCTGATCTTCCTGTCGCAGCTTCGCTATTTCGACCACGCTTCTTGGACGATGTACGCATTCGCGGCGGCGGCGTTGCTCATTATTTACGTGCTGCCGCGGTATTTCAAGGCGATTCCTTCGCCGCTCGCCGCCGTCATTCTGCTGACGTTCGTCGTTTGGGCGTTCGGCATCCATGACGTCAGCCGCATTGGCGACATTGCGAAGATCGACGTCACGCTTCCTTCGTTCTTGCTCCCGGACGTTTCGTTCTCGTGGGAGACGCTGCTTATTATTTTGCCGTACTCGCTGTCGCTAGCCGTAGTCGGGTTTACGGAAACGATGCTGACGCAAAATTTGCTGGACGAAACGACTGGGGAGAAAACGGACAAAAACCGCGAAATGCGCGGCCAGGGCATCGCGAATTTCATCGCGGGCTTCTTCGGCGGCATGGCCGGCTGCGCGCTCGTAGCGGAATCGGTTCTGAACGTCCGCATGGGCGGGCGGAATCGACTGTCCACCCTCGTCGCCGCCTTGTTCCTGCTGCTGCTCGTCGTCGTGCTCGGCGACCTGCTGTCGCTCGTTCCGATGGCTGCGCTCGTCGGCATCATGCTGATGGTGTGCGCGGCGATTTTCGATTGGAAATCGGTATTCAAGGTCCGCGAGGTGCCCGTCGGCGAAACGATCGTGATGGTCGTTACCGTCGCGGCGGTCGTTGCAACGCATGACTTGGCGGTCGGCGTTATCGCGGGCGTCATCGTCAGCGCTATGTTCGCGCTGCTGCAGCGCAGAACCCGGGGCCGGAGCCGCCCTTCGGAAGGGTAG
- a CDS encoding DoxX family protein produces the protein MSLGLLIIRLAVGLTLAGHGAQKLFGWFGGFGLKATGSWMDSMGIRPGLVVALLAGLAELTGGLLFSLGLGLPLAATLIVLPMLGAIAAVHIRHGYWVRQNGIEYNVIIIAAAVGIALVGAGDYAVG, from the coding sequence ATGTCGCTTGGCTTATTGATTATTCGTTTGGCCGTCGGATTGACGCTAGCCGGACATGGCGCCCAGAAGCTGTTTGGCTGGTTCGGCGGATTCGGGCTGAAAGCAACCGGCAGTTGGATGGATTCCATGGGCATTAGACCGGGCCTTGTCGTCGCGCTGCTGGCCGGACTAGCCGAATTGACCGGAGGCCTGCTCTTCTCTCTTGGTCTTGGCTTGCCCCTTGCCGCGACGCTGATCGTCTTGCCGATGCTCGGCGCGATTGCTGCCGTTCATATTCGACATGGCTACTGGGTGAGGCAGAACGGCATCGAATACAACGTCATTATCATCGCTGCCGCAGTAGGCATCGCGCTTGTCGGCGCCGGAGACTATGCGGTGGGCTGA
- a CDS encoding AraC family transcriptional regulator, producing MHGGSFFDAKWRSSGEFRPKIVAYYYKQWDEFLMGFHAHDATEFMYVISGICSVETKNEVIAMRKGDLIMLDAGVPHKLRVDKDSPCRMLNVEFTFKPCEGVFPSLNQLAEGDPALLAMLERQLDTIVLRDSADVQHILKSLVMELDIGGAGAGKETMTNLLISQLLVRVARLAAEDAKDSAERQIHRYVRTAAEYIHQHYDCDIQAKDVAAAVSLHPVYLQRIFKANMNVSITEYLTELRVERAKMLLASTDVPIIEVADYIGLNSRQYFSMLFKKTTGMSPAAYRKSAASIQSFSTL from the coding sequence ATGCATGGAGGCAGTTTCTTTGATGCGAAGTGGCGGTCCTCCGGCGAATTCCGGCCGAAAATCGTCGCTTACTACTATAAGCAGTGGGACGAGTTTCTGATGGGCTTCCATGCGCATGATGCGACGGAGTTCATGTATGTCATCTCCGGCATCTGTTCCGTGGAGACCAAGAACGAAGTAATCGCGATGCGCAAAGGCGATCTCATCATGCTGGATGCCGGCGTACCGCATAAGCTGCGCGTCGATAAGGACAGTCCGTGCCGAATGCTGAATGTCGAGTTCACGTTCAAGCCTTGCGAGGGAGTTTTCCCTTCATTAAATCAGTTGGCTGAGGGCGATCCGGCGCTATTGGCCATGCTGGAACGGCAATTGGATACGATCGTGCTGCGGGATTCGGCGGATGTGCAGCATATCTTGAAGAGTCTCGTGATGGAGCTTGATATCGGCGGCGCAGGGGCAGGCAAGGAAACGATGACGAACCTGCTCATTTCACAGCTGTTGGTCCGCGTGGCCCGGCTTGCCGCCGAGGATGCGAAGGACAGCGCGGAACGTCAAATTCACCGCTACGTGCGCACCGCGGCCGAGTACATCCATCAGCATTACGATTGCGATATCCAAGCCAAAGACGTTGCGGCGGCGGTCAGCTTACATCCGGTATACTTGCAGCGGATTTTTAAAGCGAACATGAACGTCTCGATCACGGAGTACTTAACGGAATTGCGCGTGGAGCGGGCGAAGATGCTGCTTGCCAGCACCGATGTCCCGATCATCGAAGTCGCCGACTATATCGGACTGAACAGCCGGCAATATTTCAGCATGCTGTTCAAGAAGACGACAGGCATGTCGCCTGCCGCTTATCGCAAGTCGGCAGCGTCGATCCAGTCGTTCTCTACCTTATGA
- the melA gene encoding alpha-glucosidase/alpha-galactosidase — translation MSFKVAFVGAGSIGFTRGLMRDLLSVPEFNNIEVAFTDINAHNLEMVTQLVQRDITENGLSITIQSTTDRREALKDARYVFCVVRIGGLEAFQHDVDIPLKYGVDQCVGDTLCAGGIMYGQRGIAAILEICKDIREVADPNVLLLNYANPMAMLTWACNKYGGVRTIGLCHGVQGGHHQIAKALGLQKKEVDIICAGINHQTWYVSVKTNGADRTGDLLEAFENHPEFKQTEKVRIDMLRRFGYYSTESNGHLSEYVPWYRKRPEEINEWIDLGSWINGETGGYLRVCTEGRNWFETEFPNWMKGDPFVYSAEKRGEEHGSYIIEGLETGRVYRGHFNVVNNGVITNLPDDAIIEAPGYVDRNGINMPVVGDLPLGCAAVCNVSISVQRLAVEASVNGDDKLLRQAMMMDPLVGAVCNPKEIWQMVDEMLVAQAKWLPQYASAIDAAEKRLAAGNLLPTRENYQGAARLKTKTIEEQMEDREAATRNAIESDKAKERPAAAH, via the coding sequence ATGTCTTTTAAAGTAGCTTTCGTAGGAGCGGGCTCGATCGGATTCACGCGCGGTTTGATGCGCGATTTGCTGTCGGTACCTGAGTTTAACAATATCGAAGTTGCATTTACTGACATTAATGCACATAATCTCGAGATGGTCACGCAGCTGGTTCAGCGCGACATTACCGAGAACGGCCTGTCCATTACGATTCAATCGACGACGGATCGCCGCGAAGCGCTCAAGGATGCGCGATACGTATTTTGCGTCGTGCGGATCGGCGGCCTGGAAGCCTTCCAGCATGACGTGGACATTCCGCTGAAATACGGCGTCGACCAATGCGTCGGCGATACGCTGTGCGCAGGCGGCATCATGTACGGGCAGCGCGGCATCGCGGCAATACTCGAGATTTGCAAGGACATTCGCGAGGTCGCGGATCCCAATGTACTGCTGCTCAACTATGCGAATCCGATGGCGATGCTGACGTGGGCGTGCAACAAATACGGCGGCGTCCGCACCATCGGTCTGTGCCACGGCGTGCAAGGCGGTCATCATCAGATCGCAAAGGCGCTGGGCTTGCAGAAGAAGGAAGTCGATATCATCTGCGCGGGCATCAACCACCAGACGTGGTACGTTTCCGTCAAGACGAACGGAGCCGACAGAACCGGCGACCTGCTGGAAGCGTTCGAGAACCATCCGGAGTTCAAGCAGACGGAGAAAGTGCGTATCGATATGCTGCGCCGCTTCGGCTACTACTCCACGGAATCCAACGGCCATCTGAGCGAATACGTGCCTTGGTACCGGAAGCGTCCGGAAGAGATCAACGAGTGGATCGATCTGGGTTCATGGATCAACGGCGAGACGGGCGGCTACCTGCGCGTTTGTACCGAAGGACGCAACTGGTTCGAGACCGAATTCCCGAACTGGATGAAGGGCGATCCGTTCGTCTATTCCGCAGAGAAACGCGGCGAGGAGCACGGCTCGTATATTATTGAAGGATTAGAAACAGGCCGTGTCTACCGCGGGCACTTCAACGTCGTGAACAACGGCGTCATTACGAACCTGCCGGACGACGCGATCATCGAAGCGCCGGGCTACGTGGACCGCAACGGCATCAATATGCCGGTCGTCGGCGATCTGCCACTAGGCTGCGCTGCGGTGTGCAATGTCAGCATTTCCGTGCAGCGTCTCGCAGTGGAAGCTTCCGTTAACGGCGACGATAAGCTGCTGCGCCAAGCGATGATGATGGATCCGCTTGTGGGCGCGGTATGCAATCCGAAGGAAATTTGGCAAATGGTCGACGAGATGCTCGTTGCGCAAGCGAAATGGCTACCGCAATACGCCTCCGCGATCGATGCGGCGGAGAAGCGCCTGGCAGCGGGCAATCTCCTCCCGACCCGCGAGAACTATCAAGGCGCGGCCCGTTTGAAAACGAAAACGATCGAAGAGCAGATGGAGGACCGCGAAGCGGCAACCCGCAATGCGATCGAATCGGATAAAGCGAAGGAGCGTCCGGCTGCGGCGCACTAG
- a CDS encoding MarR family winged helix-turn-helix transcriptional regulator — MTTPDHNHALNLFITLSRAHQWVTAHVHQDIRKRGLNPTEFAVLELLYHKGEQPLQQIGEKILMTSGNITYVIDKLADKGLAQRKACPTDRRVTYAEITEQGKHFLDEAFPPHTEAISKAVEGLTPEEQAQAAQLLKKLGIAAQSSFT; from the coding sequence TTGACTACGCCTGACCATAACCATGCATTGAATCTATTCATCACCCTATCCCGCGCGCATCAGTGGGTAACCGCTCATGTCCATCAGGACATTCGGAAACGCGGCCTTAATCCGACGGAGTTCGCTGTGCTGGAGCTTCTGTATCACAAGGGCGAACAGCCGCTGCAGCAGATCGGCGAGAAGATCTTGATGACGAGCGGCAACATTACGTATGTCATCGACAAGCTTGCGGACAAAGGATTGGCGCAGCGCAAAGCGTGTCCGACAGACCGCCGGGTCACTTATGCGGAGATTACGGAACAAGGCAAACACTTTCTGGACGAAGCTTTCCCGCCGCATACGGAAGCGATCTCGAAAGCGGTCGAAGGTCTTACGCCGGAAGAACAGGCACAAGCGGCTCAGCTATTGAAGAAGCTCGGGATCGCTGCCCAGAGCAGTTTTACGTAG
- a CDS encoding ABC transporter permease, whose protein sequence is MADLIACEWLKWRRSRMLWLVLLGALLPALLVFFITLNGASNDEPFHWKNYFETDLQIMAMLMCPALFSLLIGYMFAREFQERTVNNMLTGPHSRLSVLAAKFIITLPVLLAVMLLSFLLVLGSGFVFHGASESFTMSLLFDQAGKFGLLLLLEYALAPISAAVALLWRSYIPAMGLGIFAVISEMTIMQSKYIMYYPWSAILNLTTDLSPDHNSASIGYATLAIACVVPLFLIAAYFRRADVHSG, encoded by the coding sequence GTGGCTGATTTGATCGCATGCGAATGGTTGAAATGGCGCCGGTCGCGGATGCTGTGGCTCGTGCTGCTTGGGGCGCTGCTGCCCGCGCTGCTCGTGTTCTTTATTACGTTGAACGGCGCAAGCAATGACGAGCCGTTTCATTGGAAGAACTATTTCGAGACGGACCTGCAAATCATGGCGATGCTGATGTGCCCGGCCTTATTTTCTTTATTGATCGGCTATATGTTCGCGCGGGAATTTCAAGAACGGACCGTCAACAACATGCTCACGGGACCGCACTCGCGGCTCAGCGTTCTGGCAGCCAAGTTCATCATCACCTTGCCGGTGCTGCTGGCGGTCATGCTGCTGTCGTTCCTGCTCGTATTAGGCTCCGGGTTCGTCTTCCATGGAGCATCGGAATCGTTCACGATGTCGCTGCTCTTCGACCAGGCGGGTAAATTCGGCTTGCTGCTGCTGCTGGAATACGCATTGGCGCCGATCTCGGCTGCCGTGGCGCTGCTCTGGCGCAGTTATATTCCTGCCATGGGCCTTGGTATCTTCGCGGTCATCTCGGAGATGACGATCATGCAGTCGAAGTACATCATGTATTATCCGTGGAGCGCGATTCTTAATCTGACGACGGATCTGTCGCCGGATCATAATTCCGCCTCGATCGGCTATGCGACGCTGGCGATTGCATGCGTCGTGCCGCTGTTCTTGATCGCTGCGTACTTCCGCCGGGCGGACGTGCATAGCGGGTAA
- a CDS encoding AraC family transcriptional regulator: MDFARYHPFVYYATKYIFSPDQASLNRHCYSASIYFVTEGRGIFRSQGCEFEALPGMMVYMEAGRCHDWISSRHDPMTHVCCYFDWHYVDRTETFGDASAPICYDASQLQPELVGPSFPYPLAEIADAGASLRGWVELLQKSYTGNAHTTERTFLRGMAVQSYFLQFIEQFLNFSLQENQIPDPRITKLLARIEDDLLNGSRIQPEVYAESLGLSRGYFFELFKRTTGTTPIQYMNQFLVHRAKDDLRSSNLSIMQIAEKYHFQSLHYFSRLFKQYAGKSPQSYRLENS, translated from the coding sequence ATGGATTTCGCCCGTTATCATCCCTTCGTCTATTACGCGACCAAATACATCTTCTCCCCGGATCAGGCAAGCTTGAACCGGCACTGCTATTCCGCCTCCATCTACTTCGTCACAGAAGGCAGGGGCATCTTCCGCTCGCAAGGCTGCGAATTCGAGGCGCTTCCAGGCATGATGGTCTATATGGAAGCAGGCCGATGCCATGATTGGATATCTAGCCGCCACGACCCAATGACCCATGTCTGCTGCTATTTCGACTGGCATTACGTGGACCGGACCGAGACATTCGGCGATGCGTCGGCCCCGATCTGCTACGATGCGTCCCAATTACAGCCGGAGCTCGTCGGCCCTTCGTTCCCGTATCCCCTCGCGGAAATCGCCGACGCCGGCGCATCGCTTCGCGGCTGGGTCGAGCTGCTGCAAAAAAGCTATACGGGAAACGCGCATACGACGGAGCGGACGTTCCTGCGCGGCATGGCGGTTCAAAGCTATTTCCTGCAATTCATCGAACAGTTCCTGAACTTCTCGCTGCAGGAGAATCAAATCCCCGACCCGCGGATTACGAAGCTGCTTGCGCGGATCGAGGACGATCTTCTGAACGGCAGCCGCATCCAGCCGGAAGTCTATGCGGAATCGCTCGGTTTGAGCAGGGGCTATTTCTTCGAGCTGTTCAAACGAACGACCGGAACGACGCCGATCCAATACATGAACCAGTTCCTCGTCCATCGGGCCAAGGATGATCTGCGTTCCTCGAACTTAAGCATCATGCAGATCGCGGAGAAGTACCATTTTCAGTCCTTGCATTATTTCTCCAGGCTGTTCAAGCAATATGCCGGCAAATCGCCGCAGTCCTATCGGTTGGAAAACAGCTGA